One genomic segment of Odocoileus virginianus isolate 20LAN1187 ecotype Illinois chromosome 17, Ovbor_1.2, whole genome shotgun sequence includes these proteins:
- the CNTD1 gene encoding cyclin N-terminal domain-containing protein 1, producing the protein MDRPERPRLSSLSDFRFGAVATETIEDTLLYLAQRNEQAVQEAAGRMGSFRETRIVEFVFLLSEQWCLEKSVSYQAVEILERFMVKQAENICRQATIQLRGKSEPQNWRGLKEQLFNKFILRLVSCVQLASKLSFHYKIISNITVLNFLRALGYLHTKEELLESELDVLKSLNFQINLPTPLAYVEMLLEVLGYNGCLVPATQLHATCLILLDLVYLLHEPVYESLLRASIENSTPSQLQGEKFVSVKEDFMLLAVGIIAASAFIQNHECWSQVMGHLQSITGIALESIAEFSYAILTHSVGASTPGQQQPVPPHLVAQPPRAAASSNT; encoded by the exons ATGGACCGACCCGAGAGGCCAAGATTGTCCTCTCTCAGTGACTTTCGGTTTGGAGCTGTTGCCACAGAGACCATCGAAGACACTCTGCTCTACTTGGCCCAGCGGAATGAGCAAGCCGTGCAGGAGGCTGCCGGCCGGATGGGCAGCTTCAGGGAGACCCGGATCGTGG agtttgtttttctcctgtctgAACAATGGTGTCTGGAGAAATCCGTGAGCTACCAGGCTGTAGAAATCCTAGAAAG GTTTATGGTTAAGCAGGCAGAGAACATCTGCAGGCAAGCTACAATTCAGCTGAGAGGGAAGTCAGAGCCTCAGAATTGGAGGGGTCTGAAAGAGCAGCTTTTCAACAAGTTTATCCTGCGTCTTGTGTCATGTGTTCAGCTGGCGAGCAAACTTTCCTTCCACTACAAA ATAATCAGCAACATTACAGTCCTGAATTTCCTCCGGGCTCTAGGGTATCTTCACACTAAAGAAGAACTGCTGGAATCAGAGCTTGATGTTTTGAAGTCCCTGAACTTCCAAATCAATCTGCCTACTCCTCTGGCATATGTGGAGATGCTCCTGGAGGTTTTAG GATACAACGGCTGTTTGGTCCCAGCCACACAGCTGCATGCAACCTGCCTGATTCTGCTTGACCTAGTCTATCTTCTGCATGAACCTGTGTATGAAAGCCTGCTGAGGGCTTCAATTGAGAACTCCACACCCAGTCAGCTGCAAGG GGAAAAGTTTGTTTCAGTGAAGGAAGACTTCATGCTGTTGGCAGTAGGAATCATTGCAGCAAGTGCTTTCATCCAAAACCATGAGTGCTGGAGCCAG GTCATGGGGCATTTGCAGAGCATCACTGGCATTGCCTTGGAGAGCATTGCTGAGTTCTCTTATGCAATCCTAACTCACAGCGTGGGAGCCAGCACTCCAGGTCAACAGCAGCCTGTTCCTCCCCACCTGGTGGCCCAACCTCCAAGGGCTGCTGCTTCCTCCAACACATGA
- the COA3 gene encoding cytochrome c oxidase assembly factor 3 homolog, mitochondrial: MAAPGAGDPVDAESGKAPLAQRIDPTREKLTPAQLQFMRQAQLAQWQKTLPQRRTRNIVTGLGIGALVLAIYGYTFYSVSQERFLDELEDEAKAARARALERASGH; this comes from the exons ATGGCGGCACCCGGAGCTGGAGACCCGGTGGATGCCGAAAGCGGAAAGGCCCCGCTGGCTCAGCGCATCGACCCGACTCGGGAGAAGCTGACTCCTGCACAACTACAATTCATGCGGCAGGCGCAGCTCGCCCAGTGGCAGAAGACGCTGCCACAACGGCGGACCCGGAACATCGTGACTGGCCTGGGCATTGGGGCCCTGGTATTAGCAATTT ATGGTTACACCTTCTACTCGGTGTCCCAGGAGCGTTTCCTGGATGAGCTGGAAGATGAGGCCAAAGCTGCTCGAGCCCGAGCTCTGGAAAGGGCATCAGGACACTGA
- the WNK4 gene encoding serine/threonine-protein kinase WNK4 isoform X2 → MLASPAPDTEVPMSQAEADLPLRPPPPLAAAGPPRLGPPPRRVRRFSGKAEPRQRSSRLSRRSSVDLGLLSSWFQPASPVPEPPEPPDSAGSGPAMSPPPSAEEPSEGTWTAGAPVKPADSERSEPAGSTGGSGSREQPRITEAAAARERRREQEEKEDTETQAVATSPDGRYLKFDIEIGRGSFKTVYRGLDTDTTVEVAWCELQTRKLSRAERQRFSEEVEMLKGLQHPNIVRFYDSWKSVLRGQVCIVLVTELMTSGTLKTYLRRFREMKPRVLQRWSRQILRGLHFLHSRVPPILHRDLKCDNVFITGPTGSVKIGDLGLATLKRASFAKSVIGTPEFMAPEMYEEKYDEAVDVYAFGMCMLEMATSEYPYSECQNAAQIYRKVTSGTKPNSFYKVKMPEVKEIIEGCIRTDKNERFTIQDLLAHAFFREERGVHVELAEEDDGEKPDLKLWLRMEDARRGGRPRDNQAIEFLFQLGRDAAEEVAQEMVALGLVCEADYQPVARAVRERVAAIQRKREKLRKARELEALPPAPGPPPAAVPMTPGPSGAFPPEPEEPEADQHQPFLFRHASYSSTTSDCETDGYLSSSGFLDASDPALQPPSGVPSSPAESHLRLPAAFALSIPRSGPGNDFSTGESYASDAASGLSDVGEGMERMRRPPGKNLRCRPRSRLRVTSVSDQNDRVVECQLQTHNSKMVTFRFDLDGDSPEEIAAAMVYNEFILPSERAGFLNRIREIIQRVETLLKRDTGPAEAGEDPLSPQEEPAPLPALLGYPSDPPRELQSSTSLEQRSWAAFSASTSPGTSLSSGNSFSPGTPVFPSPVLPITSPPCHLSPSSFSPVSPQASSNLSPHPPSCPLPFPPSAPQFPVPSQFPQSSLLPDCFQVTLTPPSFAPCPSACPLPSTTAAPLLSLASAFSLAVMTVAQSLLSPAPGLLSQSPPAPPGPLPSLPPPTPSTPCGQERPSSLTAEMESEASPNLGQSLPGEARLAPISEEGKPQLVGRFQVTSSTEPAEPLPLQLASPTPSGSPKPQTPQLTSESSDTEDSAGARPEAREALAESDRAAEGLGAGAEEEGDDGQGPQAGGSSPPLSHPSPVWMSYSCNSLCLSSEESESSGEDEEFWAELQNLRQKHLAEVEALQTLQKQEIEDLYSRLGKQPPPGIVAPAAMLSSRQRRLSKGSFPTSRRNSLQRSEPLGPGIMRRNSLSGSSTGSQEQRASKGVTFAGDVGRM, encoded by the exons ATGCTGGCATCCCCGGCCCCAGACACCGAAGTCCCCATGTCCCAGGCGGAAGCTGACCTGCCCCTGCGGCCCCCGCCGCCCCTCGCCGCGGCGGGGCCGCCCCGCCTCGGGCCCCCTCCCCGCCGGGTGCGCCGCTTCTCCGGGAAGGCTGAGCCCCGGCAGCGCTCTTCCCGTCTCAGCCGACGCAGCTCAGTCGACTTGGGGCTGCTGAGCTCTTGGTTCCAGCCAGCCTCACCCGTTCCGGAGCCCCCTGAACCGCCGGACTCCGCTGGTTCCGGCCCGGCGATGAGCCCACCGCCCAGTGCCGAAGAGCCCTCTGAGGGCACGTGGACCGCGGGCGCCCCAGTGAAGCCTGCAGACTCCGAGCGTTCGGAGCCCGCGGGCTCCACAGGAGGGTCGGGGTCCCGGGAACAGCCGAGGATCACCGAGGCGGCGGCAGCCCGGGAGCGGCGCCGGGagcaagaggaaaaagaggacaCGGAGACCCAGGCTGTGGCAACGTCCCCGGACGGCCGATACCTCAAGTTTGACATCGAGATTGGACGTGGCTCGTTCAAGACGGTGTATCGAGGGCTGGACACCGACACCACGGTGGAGGTGGCCTGGTGTGAGCTGCAG ACTCGTAAACTCTCTCGAGCCGAGCGGCAGCGATTCTCAGAGGAGGTGGAGATGCTCAAGGGGCTGCAGCACCCCAACATCGTCCGCTTCTACGACTCCTGGAAGTCGGTGCTGAGGGGCCAGGTTTGCATCGTGCTGGTCACCGAACTCATGACCTCTGGCACGCTCAAGAC ATACCTGAGGCGGTTCCGCGAGATGAAACCACGAGTCCTTCAGCGCTGGAGCCGCCAAATCCTGCGTGGGCTCCATTTCCTACACTCCCGGGTACCCCCCATCCTGCACCGAGATCTCAAGTGTGACAACGTCTTTATCACCGGCCCTACGGGCTCCGTTAAGATCGGGGACCTGGGCCTGGCCACGCTCAAGCGCGCCTCCTTCGCCAAGAGCGTCATCG GGACCCCGGAGTTCATGGCCCCAGAGATGTACGAGGAAAAGTACGACGAGGCCGTGGACGTGTACGCGTTTGGCATGTGCATGCTGGAGATGGCGACCTCGGAATACCCCTACTCAGAGTGCCAGAATGCCGCTCAAATCTACCGCAAGGTCACCTcg GGCACGAAACCCAACAGCTTCTACAAGGTGAAGATGCCCGAGGTAAAGGAGATCATTGAAGGCTGCATCCGCACGGATAAGAATgagag GTTCACCATCCAAGACCTTCTGGCTCACGCCTTCTTCCGCGAGGAGCGCGGCGTTCATGTGGAGTTGGCGGAGGAGGACGACGGAGAGAAGCCGGACCTCAAGCTCTGGCTGCGCATGGAGGACGCGCGGCGAGGGGGACGCCCACGGGACAACCAGGCCATCGAGTTCTTGTTCCAGCTGGGCCGGGACGCGGCCGAGGAGGTGGCTCAGGAGATG GTGGCCCTGGGCTTAGTGTGTGAAGCTGATTATCAGCCAGTGGCTCGTGCAGTGCGTGAACGGGTTGCTGCCATCCAGCGAAAGCGTGAGAAGCTGCGCAAAGCTAGGGAGTTGGAGGCCCTCCCCCCAGCGCCGGGACCCCCACCAGCCGCTGTCCCCATGACTCCTGGTCCCTCCGGTGCCTTCCCTCCTGAGCCCGAGGAGCCAGAGGCAGACCAGCACCAGCCCTTCCTCTTCCGCCATGCCAGCTATTCATCTACCACCT cgGATTGCGAGACTGATGGCTACCTCAGCTCCTCCGGCTTCCTGGATGCCTCAGACCCTGCCCTTCAGCCTCCTAGTGGGGTGCCATCCAGCCCCGCTGAGTCCCATCTCCGCCTGCCCGCG GCTTTCGCTTTATCCATTCCACGTTCTGGTCCCGGCAATGACTTTTCCACTGGAGAGAG ttaTGCCTCAGATGCAGCATCAGGCCTTAGTGATGTGGGAGAAGGGATGGAACGGATGAGGAGACCCCCAGGGAAAAACCTCCGGTGTAGACCCCGATCCCGGCTTCGGGTCACAAGT GTCTCAGACCAGAATGACAGAGTGGTTGAATGCCAGTTGCAGACGCACAACAGCAAGATGGTGACCTTCCGATTTGATCTGGATGGGGACAGCCCAGAAGAGATTGCAGCTGCCATG GTGTATAATGAGTTCATTCTGCCCTCGGAGCGAGCTGGATTCCTGAACCGGATTCGAGAGATTATCCAGCGAGTGGAGACCTTGTTGAAGAGAGATACTGGCCCTGCGGAGGCTGGTGAAGACCCTCTGAGTCCCCAG GAGGAGCCAGCACCACTGCCTGCTCTCCTGGGGTACCCCTCAGATCCACCTAGGG AGCTCCAGAGCAGCACCTCCCTGGAGCAGAGATCCTGGGCAGCTTTCTCTGCCTCCACATCTCCTGGAACCTCCTTGTCTTCTGGAAACTCCTTTTCTCCTGGAACCCCTGTTTTCCCAAGTCCCGTCCTTCCCATCACTTCTCCCCCATGTCATCTCAGCCCCTCCTCATTCTCCCCAGTTTCTCCTCAGGCCTCCTCAAATCTCTCTCCACACCCCCCAAGCTGCCCACTTCCATTCCCCCCCAGTGCACCCCAGTTTCCAGTCCCATCTCAGTTTCCACAGAGTTCTCTCCTCCCCGATTGTTTCCAGGTCACTCTCACTCCTCCTTCCTTtgccccctgcccctctgcttgtcccctcccctccaccactgcagcccctctcctctctctggccAGTGCCTTCTCTCTGGCTGTGATGACCGTGGCGCAGTCCCTGCTGTCCCCGGCCCCTGGGCTCCTGTCCCagtctcctccagctcctcctggtCCTCTCCCTAGcctgccccctcccactcccaGTACTCCTTGTGGCCAGGAGCGGCCTTCATCGCTGACAGCTGAGATGGAGAGTGAG GCCTCTCCGAATCTTGGTCAGTCACTCCCGGGTGAAGCCAGATTGGCGCCCATCTCGGAAG AGGGAAAGCCTCAGCTTGTTGGGCGCTTCCAAGTGACTTCATCCACGGAGCCAGCTGAGCCTCTTCCCCTGCAGCTGGCATCCCCAACTCCCTCTGGCTCCCCGAAGCCTCAAACCCCTCAGCTGACCTCGGAGAGCTCGGACACGGAGGACAGTGCTGGAGCCAGGCCAGAGGCCAGGGAGGCTCTGGCTGAAAGTGACCGTGCAGCTGAGGGCCTAGGGGCTGGAGCTGAAGAGGAAGGGGACGATGGGCAGGGACCCCAAGCAGGGGGCAGCTCTCCACCCCTGAGCCATCCCAGCCCAGTGTGGATGAGCTACTCCTGTAACAGCCTGTGTCTGAGCAGCGAGGAGTCAGAGAGCAGTGGAGAGGACGAGGAATTCTGGGCTGAGCTGCAGAATCTTCGGCAGAA GCACTTGGCAGAGGTGGAGGCACTACAGACACTACAGAAACAGGAAATCGAGGACTTGTACAGCAGGCTTGGGAAGCAGCCCCCGCCAGGGATCGTGGCCCCTGCTGCTATGCTGTCCAGCCGCCAGCGCCGCCTCTCCAAGGGCAGCTTCCCCACCTCACGGCGCAACAGCCTGCAGCGTTCTGAGCCCCTGGGCCCTG GCATCATGCGAAGGAACTCCCTGAGCGGCAGCAGTACCGGCTCCCAGGAGCAGCGGGCAAGCAAGGGGGTGACATTCGCCGGGGATGTTGGCAGGATG TGA
- the WNK4 gene encoding serine/threonine-protein kinase WNK4 isoform X1 translates to MLASPAPDTEVPMSQAEADLPLRPPPPLAAAGPPRLGPPPRRVRRFSGKAEPRQRSSRLSRRSSVDLGLLSSWFQPASPVPEPPEPPDSAGSGPAMSPPPSAEEPSEGTWTAGAPVKPADSERSEPAGSTGGSGSREQPRITEAAAARERRREQEEKEDTETQAVATSPDGRYLKFDIEIGRGSFKTVYRGLDTDTTVEVAWCELQTRKLSRAERQRFSEEVEMLKGLQHPNIVRFYDSWKSVLRGQVCIVLVTELMTSGTLKTYLRRFREMKPRVLQRWSRQILRGLHFLHSRVPPILHRDLKCDNVFITGPTGSVKIGDLGLATLKRASFAKSVIGTPEFMAPEMYEEKYDEAVDVYAFGMCMLEMATSEYPYSECQNAAQIYRKVTSGTKPNSFYKVKMPEVKEIIEGCIRTDKNERFTIQDLLAHAFFREERGVHVELAEEDDGEKPDLKLWLRMEDARRGGRPRDNQAIEFLFQLGRDAAEEVAQEMVALGLVCEADYQPVARAVRERVAAIQRKREKLRKARELEALPPAPGPPPAAVPMTPGPSGAFPPEPEEPEADQHQPFLFRHASYSSTTSDCETDGYLSSSGFLDASDPALQPPSGVPSSPAESHLRLPAAFALSIPRSGPGNDFSTGESYASDAASGLSDVGEGMERMRRPPGKNLRCRPRSRLRVTSVSDQNDRVVECQLQTHNSKMVTFRFDLDGDSPEEIAAAMVYNEFILPSERAGFLNRIREIIQRVETLLKRDTGPAEAGEDPLSPQEEPAPLPALLGYPSDPPRAELQSSTSLEQRSWAAFSASTSPGTSLSSGNSFSPGTPVFPSPVLPITSPPCHLSPSSFSPVSPQASSNLSPHPPSCPLPFPPSAPQFPVPSQFPQSSLLPDCFQVTLTPPSFAPCPSACPLPSTTAAPLLSLASAFSLAVMTVAQSLLSPAPGLLSQSPPAPPGPLPSLPPPTPSTPCGQERPSSLTAEMESEASPNLGQSLPGEARLAPISEEGKPQLVGRFQVTSSTEPAEPLPLQLASPTPSGSPKPQTPQLTSESSDTEDSAGARPEAREALAESDRAAEGLGAGAEEEGDDGQGPQAGGSSPPLSHPSPVWMSYSCNSLCLSSEESESSGEDEEFWAELQNLRQKHLAEVEALQTLQKQEIEDLYSRLGKQPPPGIVAPAAMLSSRQRRLSKGSFPTSRRNSLQRSEPLGPGIMRRNSLSGSSTGSQEQRASKGVTFAGDVGRM, encoded by the exons ATGCTGGCATCCCCGGCCCCAGACACCGAAGTCCCCATGTCCCAGGCGGAAGCTGACCTGCCCCTGCGGCCCCCGCCGCCCCTCGCCGCGGCGGGGCCGCCCCGCCTCGGGCCCCCTCCCCGCCGGGTGCGCCGCTTCTCCGGGAAGGCTGAGCCCCGGCAGCGCTCTTCCCGTCTCAGCCGACGCAGCTCAGTCGACTTGGGGCTGCTGAGCTCTTGGTTCCAGCCAGCCTCACCCGTTCCGGAGCCCCCTGAACCGCCGGACTCCGCTGGTTCCGGCCCGGCGATGAGCCCACCGCCCAGTGCCGAAGAGCCCTCTGAGGGCACGTGGACCGCGGGCGCCCCAGTGAAGCCTGCAGACTCCGAGCGTTCGGAGCCCGCGGGCTCCACAGGAGGGTCGGGGTCCCGGGAACAGCCGAGGATCACCGAGGCGGCGGCAGCCCGGGAGCGGCGCCGGGagcaagaggaaaaagaggacaCGGAGACCCAGGCTGTGGCAACGTCCCCGGACGGCCGATACCTCAAGTTTGACATCGAGATTGGACGTGGCTCGTTCAAGACGGTGTATCGAGGGCTGGACACCGACACCACGGTGGAGGTGGCCTGGTGTGAGCTGCAG ACTCGTAAACTCTCTCGAGCCGAGCGGCAGCGATTCTCAGAGGAGGTGGAGATGCTCAAGGGGCTGCAGCACCCCAACATCGTCCGCTTCTACGACTCCTGGAAGTCGGTGCTGAGGGGCCAGGTTTGCATCGTGCTGGTCACCGAACTCATGACCTCTGGCACGCTCAAGAC ATACCTGAGGCGGTTCCGCGAGATGAAACCACGAGTCCTTCAGCGCTGGAGCCGCCAAATCCTGCGTGGGCTCCATTTCCTACACTCCCGGGTACCCCCCATCCTGCACCGAGATCTCAAGTGTGACAACGTCTTTATCACCGGCCCTACGGGCTCCGTTAAGATCGGGGACCTGGGCCTGGCCACGCTCAAGCGCGCCTCCTTCGCCAAGAGCGTCATCG GGACCCCGGAGTTCATGGCCCCAGAGATGTACGAGGAAAAGTACGACGAGGCCGTGGACGTGTACGCGTTTGGCATGTGCATGCTGGAGATGGCGACCTCGGAATACCCCTACTCAGAGTGCCAGAATGCCGCTCAAATCTACCGCAAGGTCACCTcg GGCACGAAACCCAACAGCTTCTACAAGGTGAAGATGCCCGAGGTAAAGGAGATCATTGAAGGCTGCATCCGCACGGATAAGAATgagag GTTCACCATCCAAGACCTTCTGGCTCACGCCTTCTTCCGCGAGGAGCGCGGCGTTCATGTGGAGTTGGCGGAGGAGGACGACGGAGAGAAGCCGGACCTCAAGCTCTGGCTGCGCATGGAGGACGCGCGGCGAGGGGGACGCCCACGGGACAACCAGGCCATCGAGTTCTTGTTCCAGCTGGGCCGGGACGCGGCCGAGGAGGTGGCTCAGGAGATG GTGGCCCTGGGCTTAGTGTGTGAAGCTGATTATCAGCCAGTGGCTCGTGCAGTGCGTGAACGGGTTGCTGCCATCCAGCGAAAGCGTGAGAAGCTGCGCAAAGCTAGGGAGTTGGAGGCCCTCCCCCCAGCGCCGGGACCCCCACCAGCCGCTGTCCCCATGACTCCTGGTCCCTCCGGTGCCTTCCCTCCTGAGCCCGAGGAGCCAGAGGCAGACCAGCACCAGCCCTTCCTCTTCCGCCATGCCAGCTATTCATCTACCACCT cgGATTGCGAGACTGATGGCTACCTCAGCTCCTCCGGCTTCCTGGATGCCTCAGACCCTGCCCTTCAGCCTCCTAGTGGGGTGCCATCCAGCCCCGCTGAGTCCCATCTCCGCCTGCCCGCG GCTTTCGCTTTATCCATTCCACGTTCTGGTCCCGGCAATGACTTTTCCACTGGAGAGAG ttaTGCCTCAGATGCAGCATCAGGCCTTAGTGATGTGGGAGAAGGGATGGAACGGATGAGGAGACCCCCAGGGAAAAACCTCCGGTGTAGACCCCGATCCCGGCTTCGGGTCACAAGT GTCTCAGACCAGAATGACAGAGTGGTTGAATGCCAGTTGCAGACGCACAACAGCAAGATGGTGACCTTCCGATTTGATCTGGATGGGGACAGCCCAGAAGAGATTGCAGCTGCCATG GTGTATAATGAGTTCATTCTGCCCTCGGAGCGAGCTGGATTCCTGAACCGGATTCGAGAGATTATCCAGCGAGTGGAGACCTTGTTGAAGAGAGATACTGGCCCTGCGGAGGCTGGTGAAGACCCTCTGAGTCCCCAG GAGGAGCCAGCACCACTGCCTGCTCTCCTGGGGTACCCCTCAGATCCACCTAGGG cAGAGCTCCAGAGCAGCACCTCCCTGGAGCAGAGATCCTGGGCAGCTTTCTCTGCCTCCACATCTCCTGGAACCTCCTTGTCTTCTGGAAACTCCTTTTCTCCTGGAACCCCTGTTTTCCCAAGTCCCGTCCTTCCCATCACTTCTCCCCCATGTCATCTCAGCCCCTCCTCATTCTCCCCAGTTTCTCCTCAGGCCTCCTCAAATCTCTCTCCACACCCCCCAAGCTGCCCACTTCCATTCCCCCCCAGTGCACCCCAGTTTCCAGTCCCATCTCAGTTTCCACAGAGTTCTCTCCTCCCCGATTGTTTCCAGGTCACTCTCACTCCTCCTTCCTTtgccccctgcccctctgcttgtcccctcccctccaccactgcagcccctctcctctctctggccAGTGCCTTCTCTCTGGCTGTGATGACCGTGGCGCAGTCCCTGCTGTCCCCGGCCCCTGGGCTCCTGTCCCagtctcctccagctcctcctggtCCTCTCCCTAGcctgccccctcccactcccaGTACTCCTTGTGGCCAGGAGCGGCCTTCATCGCTGACAGCTGAGATGGAGAGTGAG GCCTCTCCGAATCTTGGTCAGTCACTCCCGGGTGAAGCCAGATTGGCGCCCATCTCGGAAG AGGGAAAGCCTCAGCTTGTTGGGCGCTTCCAAGTGACTTCATCCACGGAGCCAGCTGAGCCTCTTCCCCTGCAGCTGGCATCCCCAACTCCCTCTGGCTCCCCGAAGCCTCAAACCCCTCAGCTGACCTCGGAGAGCTCGGACACGGAGGACAGTGCTGGAGCCAGGCCAGAGGCCAGGGAGGCTCTGGCTGAAAGTGACCGTGCAGCTGAGGGCCTAGGGGCTGGAGCTGAAGAGGAAGGGGACGATGGGCAGGGACCCCAAGCAGGGGGCAGCTCTCCACCCCTGAGCCATCCCAGCCCAGTGTGGATGAGCTACTCCTGTAACAGCCTGTGTCTGAGCAGCGAGGAGTCAGAGAGCAGTGGAGAGGACGAGGAATTCTGGGCTGAGCTGCAGAATCTTCGGCAGAA GCACTTGGCAGAGGTGGAGGCACTACAGACACTACAGAAACAGGAAATCGAGGACTTGTACAGCAGGCTTGGGAAGCAGCCCCCGCCAGGGATCGTGGCCCCTGCTGCTATGCTGTCCAGCCGCCAGCGCCGCCTCTCCAAGGGCAGCTTCCCCACCTCACGGCGCAACAGCCTGCAGCGTTCTGAGCCCCTGGGCCCTG GCATCATGCGAAGGAACTCCCTGAGCGGCAGCAGTACCGGCTCCCAGGAGCAGCGGGCAAGCAAGGGGGTGACATTCGCCGGGGATGTTGGCAGGATG TGA
- the VPS25 gene encoding vacuolar protein-sorting-associated protein 25 isoform X2, with protein sequence MAMSFEWPWQYRFPPFFTLQPNVDTRQKQLAAWCSLVLSFCRLHKQSSMTVMEAQESPLFNNVKLQRKLPVESIQVVLEELRKKGNLEWLDKNKSSFLIMWRRPEEWGKLIYQWVSKSGQNNSVFTLYELTNGEDTEDEEFHGLDEATLLRALQALQQEHKAEIITVSDGRGVKFF encoded by the exons ATGGCGATGAGTTTCGAGTGGCCGTGGCAGTATCGCTTCCCACCCTTCTTTAC GTTGCAGCCGAACGTGGACACTCGGCAGAAGCAGCTGGCCGCCTGGTGCTCGCTGGTCCTGTCCTTCTGCCGCCTGCACAAACAGTCCAGCATGACGGTGATGGAAGCCCAGGAGAGCCCGCTCTTCAACAACGTGAAGCTCCAGC GGAAGCTGCCCGTGGAATCAATCCAGGTTGTCTTAGAGGAGCTGAGGAAGAAAG GGAACCTCGAGTGGTTGGATAAGAACAAGTCTAGCTTCCTGATCATGTGGCGGAGGCCAGAAGAATGGGGGAAGCTCATCTATCAGTGG GTTTCCAAGAGTGGCCAGAACAACTCCGTGTTCACCCTGTATGAACTGACCAATGGGGAAGACACAGAGGATGAGG AGTTCCACGGGCTGGATGAGGCAACCCTACTGCGGGCTCTGCAAGCCCTCCAGCAGGAGCACAAGGCCGAGATCATCACCGTCAGCGATGGCCGAGGTGTCAAGTTCTTCTAG
- the VPS25 gene encoding vacuolar protein-sorting-associated protein 25 isoform X1: MAMSFEWPWQYRFPPFFTLQPNVDTRQKQLAAWCSLVLSFCRLHKQSSMTVMEAQESPLFNNVKLQRKLPVESIQVVLEELRKKGNLEWLDKNKSSFLIMWRRPEEWGKLIYQWVTTSPEHSQEREEGKKHQQPKYNKYTPPIPEQENNQDERFPRVARTTPCSPCMN; this comes from the exons ATGGCGATGAGTTTCGAGTGGCCGTGGCAGTATCGCTTCCCACCCTTCTTTAC GTTGCAGCCGAACGTGGACACTCGGCAGAAGCAGCTGGCCGCCTGGTGCTCGCTGGTCCTGTCCTTCTGCCGCCTGCACAAACAGTCCAGCATGACGGTGATGGAAGCCCAGGAGAGCCCGCTCTTCAACAACGTGAAGCTCCAGC GGAAGCTGCCCGTGGAATCAATCCAGGTTGTCTTAGAGGAGCTGAGGAAGAAAG GGAACCTCGAGTGGTTGGATAAGAACAAGTCTAGCTTCCTGATCATGTGGCGGAGGCCAGAAGAATGGGGGAAGCTCATCTATCAGTGG GTCACCACCAGTCCTGAACATTCccaagagagagaggaggggaagaagcATCAACAACCCAAATATAACAAATACACACCACCCATTCCTGAACAGGAAAACAACCAGGATGAGAG GTTTCCAAGAGTGGCCAGAACAACTCCGTGTTCACCCTGTATGAACTGA